DNA sequence from the Sandaracinaceae bacterium genome:
CGAGGGCGAAGGCGAGCTTCAGCTTGGTGCCCACGCCGTCGGTGCCCGACACCAGGATCGGGTCCTCGATGTCGCTGGGGAGCCCACACAACCCCGCGAAGCCCCCTACGCCGCCGATGACGTGCGGCGTGCGCGTCGCGGCTGCCAGGGGCTTGATGCGGTCGACCAAGCGTTCTCCAGCGTCGATGTCGACGCCCGCGTCGCGGTAGGTGAGGCCTTTCATGCAGCCGCGTGTAGCACGCTCCGCGCCCGGCGGCGAAGCGCCCCGCGCTACTCGGCCGCGCTGGGGGCGTCTGCTGGAGCCTGGGGGGCCGTGGGCTCGGACCCGCGCATGCTGGCCGCGACGCCGGCTCCGATGATGAGCAACAGGACGACGACCACACCAATGACTTGCCGCTTGGGCTTCTCGGTGGGCAGGGGCGGGAGCGGGATGGCGTCGAGGGAGATCTCCCCAGACAGCGCGTGCTCACGTTGCGCCACCTCGGCGGGGCTGGCCCCGGCGCCGTCGTTGGCCACCTGCCACGACGGCTTGAAGCTGCTGGCGAAGCGGTCGTGCGCGGCCGCGTCGAACGACTTTGCTTCGGCGCTGGCTGGGGCTGCGTCCCCCTGGCGGTTGGACTCTCTGGGGCTGTCTTTGGGGCTGTCTTTGGGGTTGTCTTCGGCACCGGCCTTGGCGGTGGCCGGGGCGTCACCCGCTGGGCCCGCGGCGTCCGCGGCAGCGGCTCGGGTGTCGGGAGCGTCGACCGCGCTGGCTGCAGCGGAGCCCGTGTCGCTGCTCTTCCCGGCGTCGTTGGCGGCCGGCGCCATGGACGCCGACTTCGCCGGTGCGGTGCTTTCCTTGTTTCGTTTCTTCTTCTTCGCCACTCGTGTCTCCCGAAGACCGCCGGTCCCCGCTCAGTCGTTGCCTGGGAAGAGCTCCGCCAGGCGGTCATCCCACTCGTCGGCCACCGCCGCCACCGTCGTGATGAGGTCCTCGAACTCCTCGAAGTCGAGCCCGCCCAGGCGGCGCAGCGCCCGGAGATACAAGGCGTCGCGGTCTTTGTCGATCGCGAACGCGCCATCGCTGGTGACCAAGAAGTTGAGCTCCAGCAGGCGGCGATAAAATTCCTCGCGGCCCTCGCGCGGCACGTCCATGATGCGCGACAGGAGCAACAAGGTTCCATGCTCTACCAGCACGTTGATGCCCACCGTCGCCGAGCCGCGCTGCACCTCGGTGTACCCGTCCCGGTCCAGCGGCGCGATGGCGATGCCGACCTGATCGCCGAAGCGGCGGAGGTAGTCGTTCACCATCTCCGGAGCGTCTCGGTAGGCGCGCCCGCTCGGTCGGTCTTGGAACAGTGGGGACTGGGTCAACGGCTCACGGGGGAGGGCGGTTGAGGGGGCCTGCGCGAGGCGGCCCCCCGAGTTGGTCGGAACGTATCAGGGTGCGCGGAGCTTGGCGAGCGGCACCGTGCGCCACGGCCCAGCTCGCGCTGCTGTTGGCCGTGACGCTGCTCTCTGGCTGCGGGTCCGGCGCGGGCGACGAGGCCTCGTCCCAGGAGCACGAGCAGCCGGTGGACCGCCTGGAGGGGGCCGGTGACTGGGACCTCGAGCGCACACGCAGCGAGCTGGAGGCCCTGGGGGCCGAGGTCGAGGAGGCGCGCGACGCCGTCACACGCGCCCGACTCGCTCGGCAGCGAGGTCAGCTGGCGCGCATGCTGGCCGCGCGCACCGGCGACGCCGCAGACCTGAACCAGGCGCGCGCATGGCTCACGTCGGCGCTGGCGGCTCCAGCCGACGAGGTCGCGTCGTGGTCGCTCGACGCGGAGCGCTGTGAGGCGGGCGACGAGCTGGTGAAGCTCGAGTCCATCGAGGCGCACGACCTGGCCGCCGCGCGCCGCGTGGCCGCCGGGCTGGTGGAGCGCTTCGCAGTGGCCGACGAGCGCCCGGACGCCGCGCCCGAGCACGCCGCCGACCAGCTGCGTCTGCTGGACTGCCTGCGCCGCGCGCGTCGGATGAGCGCCTCGCTGGACGGTGCGGCGGAGCTCGACGGTGGTCCGCAGGATCCCCACGCTTTCCACGGCTCGGAGGTGGCCGATGGCGGGACCGCGGAGAGCGCCGGCGCGGGTGGGCCGGCTGGTGCGGGCGTAGGCGCGCCGGGCGACGAGGCCGCGCGTTCGGGCGACGCGCCCACCCTGCGTGACATCGCGGTGTACTCCGGGGGCGAAGAGGGCGCGCGGGCCGTCTTGCGCTTCGACGGCATCCCCACCTTCACGGTGGGCCAGTCCCGAGGCGGGGCAGACGAGCCGCCGCGCGCATGGCTGGACATCGCCAACGTGGTCGCGGAGCCGACCCTCGGGGAGACGTGGCGGGTCGCCTCGGGCGGGCTCCAGCAGGTGCGGCGGCTGACCACGGCGAGCGGCGGCGTGCGCGTGCTGTTCGACCTCATGCCGGGCGCCCGCCACCGCGTGTTCGCGCTCCCCGAGCCATTCCGCTTGGTGGTGGACATCGAGTCGCCCATCAGCGTCGCGCGCGCAGTGCAGCCTCGGCTCCCGAGGGGCGCGCCGCACCCGCGCGCATCGTATGCTGGACCCAGGCCGCGGCAGGACCGGGCGCGGGGCGTCGGCAGGGCGCCGCGAGACCAGCTGGCCTGGACCGGCCACGCGTCGCCATCCTGCTGCGGCGCGCCCTGGGGTGCGGTGTTGCTCACGCGTCAGGCCGACGTGACCCCTCTCCTCGGGGCGCACCGCCATAGCCGCGCCGTGGGCGCCGACCTCGCTGTCATCCACCTCAACGCCGCCGACGAGCCGGTGGAGCACGGTGGCGTGACTACGTTCGGCACTTTACCAGCGGCGCGTCAGGTAACCCGCCTGGGCCGCGCGCGAAACGGACACTCCGCGCGATCACGGACATGCAGCGGTTGCTCGCGGGCTTGCATCAGCGCGACAGATAGCCCTCTCGCGGCGAGCTGGCAGGAGCCGCGGCACCTCGCGGGCGGGCGCCGATCTCCCCCGCTTGCCCGACCGCGGGGTGCTGGCAGTTCCACAGTGGGCGCGCGCATACGCCGCCATCCTGCTCGAGGCCTCCTTCCTCAGGCCCGACAGGCGGCGGCGCTGGGCACGCTGCGCTACCGGCAGGCCCTCGCCGAAGGCATCGCGGCGGGCATCACGCGCTACGTGTCCGGGTCCTGAAGTTTCTACGCGGTGCAGAGACCATCGCGCGGGGTCGTGCGTCTCGGGGAAGCACGCGGGCACGCGCCGGCTCTCTCGGCTGGGCCTCGTCCGCACGAGGTGATCATGGAACCCACTCGGCTCTCGAACCGGGCGCTGGCCGCCCTTTGCCTTGCGTGCGCCTTCTTCGGCGCCACCACGACGCGCGTCTCGCTCGTCTGCGCCCAGGCGTCTCCACCGCAGAACGGGACGTGGATCGAGGCGGATCCCGTCCACACGCAGGTGATGGTCGGTGACGACGGCCAGACCTACGTCGCCATCTGGCTCGACGTCCCCGCGGCGCCCCGCGCCACCCGGCGGCCTCCCATGGCGGTCTCCATCGTGGTCGACACCAGCGGCTCCATGGCGGGCACCAAGATCGAACAGGCTCGCCGGGCCGCGCTCCAGCTGCTGGAGACCGTGCGGGACGGCGACGTGGTCAGCGTCTTGGGCTTCGAGAGTCAGGTCTGGCAGCACGTCGCGCCCACCGTGGTGACTCAGGCTTCGCGCAGGGCCATCGTCCGGGCCATCGAGGGCATCGACGTAGGCGGCGGGACGGCCATGTACGACGGGCTCGCCGCGGGCCTCGCCGCGCTGTCGCAGGCCAGCTCCGAGCACCCGGTGCGCAGGCTCTTCTTGATCTCGGACGGACACGCCAACGTGGGTCCGTCGTCGGCCGAGCAGCTGGGCGCGCTCGCGGCCACCGGCCTGCAGCACGACGTACACGTCACCGGCATCGGCGTGGGTGTGGACTACGACCCGGCCACGGTGGGGCAGGTGGTCGTGCGCAGCGCCGGGCGCTTCTATCACTTGGCCGAGCCGCACCAACTCGCGGGTGTGGTGGCCGAGGAGATCGCCGCGCTGTCTCAGACGCTCGCGACCAACGCCGTGGTGGAGTTCGAGCCCGCCGTGGGCGTGCGTGTCCTCGAGGGCGTGACGGAAGGCAGCCAGGTCACGGCCGGCCGCTTCCAGCTCTCCATCGGCTCGCTCTACACGGGCCGGCGCGTCGAGCTGCTGGTGCACGTGCAGCTGCCCACCGACACGCTGGGTGCACACCCCCTCGGCGTGGCGCGTCTGCGCTACGAGCTGCCCAACCGCACCCGCGAAGCGCGCGTCCAGGAGCGCCCCGTGACCTACACGGTCACCCAAGACCGCCGCGCCGCCACGCGCAGCGTCTCCTCGCGCGCCTACGTCATCAGCCACACCCAGCTCGCCCTGCGCGACAACGAACGCGCCGTCGAAGCCCTCCGCACCGGCGACCAACAAGCCGCCGCCACCGCCCTCGACGCCGCCGCCGCCCGCCTGGAGGTCGCAGCCAACCAAGCCCCCAGCGCCCCAGCCCGTGCCCGCCTCAACGAGCGCGCCGCGACGTACCGCAGGCAGTCGTCGTTTTCGCGCAGCGCGTCGAGCGGCGCCGCGCAGCGCGACGTGGGCGCCACCATCCGGGCGCATGCGTACCACGACTCGGCGTACTGAGCGCGGTGCTGTGGTGCTCGCGCGACGTCAGCTCACCAGCACCGCGACCGCCCGCTTCCTGACCAACCCCACTGCAGGCAGGCTGGCTCGCGCGACGCTCTCGCGACTGCGCTCACCCACCATTAACATGGCGTGACGGCAACTAACAGCGCGGAGTGCTCAGGAAGTGATCTGCACCCTTCACGGACGTCGGATCTCCGCAACGAACGCATCGGTCAACCCGGTCTGAGAGAATCCCTCCAGTGCGACCGGAGTGGTTCCAACGACAGCGACACTACCGTCGAACAGGAACTCGATATCGTATCCGAATGTACCGTTGGCATTCAATTGACGCGTCCGAACGGCACTCCCTGACAGGTCATACTCCCTCAGGAACATATACCGTTCTGCATCGCTTCCTGTTTCGCCAATATTCGACCCGGTTTCACCGGTCACAACGACGCTTTCGCCATTGCATCTTACTGAGCGAGCCTCGTCTCCAGTGAGACCAAATGTATGATTCCAAAGAACCGATCCTGCCACATCGTAACGGCGAATATAGGAGTTCGATCCGTGGTCGCTGTCGTGTATACCTACCTCGATTCCTCCCCCATCATCAAGCGCACAAGACCCCGTAACTTGTTTCCCAATATAGGTACCAAAGAAAGTGTGTTGGGCCGTCCAAATCTCGGAATTATCTGCGGAATATCGCCTCGAATAGACACCGCGTGAAGCAGTATTTCCCGTTCCTCCAATGGATCCACCAGCGTTGCCGGACACGATCCATCCACCATCCCCATAGAATTCAATGCGTCGCGCATCGTCTCCCGAGCTCGAACCGAACTGAAGCGTGCGAACGAGGTCTCCCGAAGCGTCGAAGAACATTGCAAACGCGTCGGTCGTCCCACTGATTGGGGTTCCGTTCAGCGACACATTGGTACTACCCACGACAGCGAGAATTTCGTTGCTGGCCGCCACATGCTGTACCTGAACTTCGGAAATAGACTGTGCCAGGTCCACCTTCCACATCTCGGCACCTGACGCCGAGTATCGGGCCAAGAATGGGTGCTTCAGACCATCCGACGCGTGGATCTGAAGTCCGAGAGCGACGATGCTTCCATCAGATAATGATACGCATCGAACCAAATCGTCGCCGACATCTTGCGCCCAGTCGAGGGATCTGTTCG
Encoded proteins:
- a CDS encoding YbjN domain-containing protein, whose amino-acid sequence is MTQSPLFQDRPSGRAYRDAPEMVNDYLRRFGDQVGIAIAPLDRDGYTEVQRGSATVGINVLVEHGTLLLLSRIMDVPREGREEFYRRLLELNFLVTSDGAFAIDKDRDALYLRALRRLGGLDFEEFEDLITTVAAVADEWDDRLAELFPGND
- a CDS encoding AMIN domain-containing protein; this encodes MTLLSGCGSGAGDEASSQEHEQPVDRLEGAGDWDLERTRSELEALGAEVEEARDAVTRARLARQRGQLARMLAARTGDAADLNQARAWLTSALAAPADEVASWSLDAERCEAGDELVKLESIEAHDLAAARRVAAGLVERFAVADERPDAAPEHAADQLRLLDCLRRARRMSASLDGAAELDGGPQDPHAFHGSEVADGGTAESAGAGGPAGAGVGAPGDEAARSGDAPTLRDIAVYSGGEEGARAVLRFDGIPTFTVGQSRGGADEPPRAWLDIANVVAEPTLGETWRVASGGLQQVRRLTTASGGVRVLFDLMPGARHRVFALPEPFRLVVDIESPISVARAVQPRLPRGAPHPRASYAGPRPRQDRARGVGRAPRDQLAWTGHASPSCCGAPWGAVLLTRQADVTPLLGAHRHSRAVGADLAVIHLNAADEPVEHGGVTTFGTLPAARQVTRLGRARNGHSARSRTCSGCSRACISATDSPLAASWQEPRHLAGGRRSPPLARPRGAGSSTVGARIRRHPARGLLPQARQAAALGTLRYRQALAEGIAAGITRYVSGS
- a CDS encoding VWA domain-containing protein → MEPTRLSNRALAALCLACAFFGATTTRVSLVCAQASPPQNGTWIEADPVHTQVMVGDDGQTYVAIWLDVPAAPRATRRPPMAVSIVVDTSGSMAGTKIEQARRAALQLLETVRDGDVVSVLGFESQVWQHVAPTVVTQASRRAIVRAIEGIDVGGGTAMYDGLAAGLAALSQASSEHPVRRLFLISDGHANVGPSSAEQLGALAATGLQHDVHVTGIGVGVDYDPATVGQVVVRSAGRFYHLAEPHQLAGVVAEEIAALSQTLATNAVVEFEPAVGVRVLEGVTEGSQVTAGRFQLSIGSLYTGRRVELLVHVQLPTDTLGAHPLGVARLRYELPNRTREARVQERPVTYTVTQDRRAATRSVSSRAYVISHTQLALRDNERAVEALRTGDQQAAATALDAAAARLEVAANQAPSAPARARLNERAATYRRQSSFSRSASSGAAQRDVGATIRAHAYHDSAY